One stretch of Oculatellaceae cyanobacterium DNA includes these proteins:
- a CDS encoding heavy metal-responsive transcriptional regulator, with product MLAQKDLKRIGAVAKESGIPIKTIRYYDELGLLKTFGRTEAGYRLFNSNVFTRLKFIKRAQSLGLTLLEIKEFLDVHDQGTLPCEHIKVKLEDKLLAIELQIQQLQIFKQELQGLLSGWTSIPEHREETICPIIQKLPT from the coding sequence ATGTTAGCCCAAAAAGATTTGAAACGAATTGGTGCTGTTGCTAAAGAAAGTGGAATTCCTATCAAAACTATTCGCTATTATGACGAATTAGGTTTACTCAAAACATTTGGTAGAACTGAAGCCGGATATCGCTTATTCAACTCAAATGTATTCACTCGCTTGAAATTTATTAAACGAGCGCAAAGTTTGGGGTTAACACTATTGGAGATTAAAGAGTTTCTTGATGTACATGACCAAGGTACTTTGCCTTGTGAACACATCAAAGTAAAGCTGGAAGACAAGCTCTTAGCGATTGAGCTACAAATTCAACAACTGCAAATTTTTAAGCAGGAACTCCAAGGTCTCCTGTCTGGTTGGACAAGCATTCCTGAACATCGTGAAGAAACAATTTGTCCGATTATTCAGAAACTTCCAACTTGA
- a CDS encoding cupredoxin domain-containing protein — MFKKATFFGTLAGFGFLLGAISGAIAAETHPNEHATTASTGFQRIEQPLRNKVAVTLGGLGLIGLELWWFLLSKPKSRQATTSGEIQEVTVTVDGGYEPSQIVVQTGQPVRLNFQRLDPSSCLEEVRFSDFHITQTLPLNQTTAIEFTPEKPGKYEFTCGMNMFRGVVEVQASDPVASATVSPASANVPATLTPQSTP; from the coding sequence ATGTTTAAGAAAGCAACATTCTTCGGTACATTGGCAGGATTCGGATTTCTACTTGGGGCAATCTCAGGAGCAATTGCTGCCGAAACGCACCCAAATGAACACGCTACTACTGCATCGACCGGATTCCAACGTATTGAACAACCATTGAGAAATAAGGTTGCAGTCACACTGGGTGGATTGGGATTAATTGGTTTAGAACTTTGGTGGTTTCTACTCAGCAAACCTAAGTCTCGTCAAGCAACTACTTCAGGGGAAATTCAAGAGGTTACTGTTACGGTTGATGGGGGTTACGAACCAAGCCAGATTGTAGTTCAAACGGGTCAACCTGTGCGGCTCAACTTTCAACGCCTTGACCCTAGCAGTTGTCTTGAAGAAGTCCGATTCTCAGACTTCCACATTACTCAAACGCTGCCACTCAATCAAACTACAGCTATTGAGTTTACACCAGAAAAACCAGGTAAATACGAGTTTACCTGTGGCATGAATATGTTTCGCGGTGTAGTTGAAGTTCAGGCATCTGATCCGGTGGCGAGTGCAACTGTGTCGCCAGCGAGTGCTAACGTACCTGCAACATTAACTCCTCAATCTACTCCCTAA